From Pseudomonas sp. stari2:
AGGCATACAAGTGATCGACGCGCCCCTGTCCATCGAAACCGGTGTAGGCCTGGCGAGTACGAAAAGACCAGTCCACCGCGTTCAAGCCGACTTCCGTGTTAAGGCTGCGATACTGCGAGGAGTGCCCGGCATAACGACTACCGAGCAACAACGCGTCGTAATTGAACAGCCCTGCCGTACCACCGTTGACGAAGCTGTGCCGGGGCGGACTGTCGGGCAGCAGCGCGGCGGTGGGCACCAGCAGCGCGATGAGTTCACGGGACGGGTCGGCTTGTACCACGGAGTCCGGAAAACGCCGGGCGAACAACTCGCATCCCGGCTCTGCGTAAGACTCGACGTGCTCCTGGTCTCTGATGCCGCCACGCTCGAGCAGCGACGGTGTAAAACACAATTCACCCTCAGCATCGAACGTCACCTGTAACCGCCCCTTCGCCACGCCGTTGACCGATAGCGTTACCGCCTGCGCACCCTCGCGAAAACGCGGCGCCAGACTGAAATACTCAGCCAGGCGCGGATCCAGCCCACGCGACTTGAGCACATCCTGATTGAATTCCACCCTGACCGGCTCTGCGCCATGGCTTGACGAATAGCCAAGGGTGCCCATCAACAAGAGACCGCCATACCAAAGCGCAAACATCAATCCCGCCCCAGCGGGGCATCAAAATGCGCGATCGCAAAACCGTAGGTGGTCACCGGAAACAGCCGCACTTGTGTCGCCGGGGGTGCCCCTTCAGCGGTCCCGCTCAGCGTGAGTGTTTCGCCGGGCAGCAGATAAGTGCGCCCCAGATCCAGCTCCCGCTGCACCGGCAGTAACATCACAGAGTGACCCAACCGTACGACGTACGGACTGGGGTTGCGCACCTGCACTTCGACGCCTTTTTGCGTCCATCGCAAATGCCTCCACGGCTCGCGGTCAATCGGCAAGTTCGCCGGGCGCAGAATCGCCGGAATATTCTGGCGCACGCTCAGACTGACCTGAGCCTGGCCTGACGAGTCCTGTGGCGCGATGCCTTCGAATACCACGCGCTTGAGACGCTCGGTTTTCAATGGCTCGGCGCTACGCAGGATGAACCGCACACGCTGGGTTGCACCGGCTTCGACCCGACTGACCGGCGGCGTCAGCAACAGCAATGACTCGGTATCCTGCGGCACATCTTCGATAGTGGTGTGCAACAGCGCCGGATGCGGCTCGCTATTGAGTACATTGATCCCCGCTTCACCCACCGCTTCGTCCAGTACCACGACCGGCGTCTCTGGAACCATTCCCGTCGCTCGGGCAAGGACGGGCATCCAAGAACCGACCAGCCACACACCGACAATGGCATTGCGCACAAAGGCATTCATATTGTTGTCCACAGGCGAGCGCGCAGCCGGCACTCACGCCAGACCGCGAGCCAGCCGATTGTTTTGATTGGAAAATGACAGGCTTCGCAAGAAGCCGAAGCCTGTCGAATGTCCCTGCGCAGGAGTGCAACACTGTCTGCCCTGCCTTGAGGGCAGCCGTGCAATCCTCCTCAGAGGTAGAGCAACTCGAACGTCGCCGACCCTTTTAGAGGTATGTAATTGCTGAGATCCAGGTTCTGCGAAGGGCCGACGACCGGAACCAGAGTCATGGGAAATGTATGCACGACCCCTGGCATCGGCCCTGCTGCCAGCGACGCCCCCCATGAGTAGCGCAGGTTGCCACCCTCCACGTTTTTCCCGACCAGGGTTGCCGTATCCGGACTATCCCAGTTGGGCATGCTCCCTTGCTTGTACATCACCATGGAAGGCTGACCATCGACCGTAGGTGTCCCGAAGCGCAGCCCGTAGCCACCGATTTTTTTGGCGCCGGGCGCCAAGCCGATTCCGTAGATGTACATCGACCAGTCCGTTCCATCGACAACGATGCCCGGCAGTTGAGTATGAGCCTGATTGTCATGCACCTTGATCGCCATGGGCGCGGACGCCGAGCAGGTCACGTTCAAGGATATGGTGTGATTGGTCAGCTCGGTCTGACGGTCGGGGTTCAGAGAGGCAGCAGAAATATTCCCCAGATTGACCGTGTTACCGCCGGTGAATGCAGGCTTGCATGAGGTCGGCACGATGGTGCCGGTGATGTTCAGATCCCCACCAGCAGCCATGACCAATGACGGACACAGGGCACCTGCTATAGCTATTGCACGATAGGTCTTGCGCATGAAAATTCTCACTCCATAAGAATCGAAAGATGACAGCCAGCTGCGCTTCTTCTGCTGAAAAACAGGAAACTTCCTGCCTCAGAATCGGCGTTGTCATTATTCCGATTGCTTCCCGGTAGCGATGTAAGGCAAGGGTGTATTGCGCGCTGGAAAAATCGCTGCAAGACGTAGCTGATGTGAGCCGGAAAAATCTTCAATTCGTTTAAGAACTCTCGCCCTTCCGACAGTCATAAGCTACAAGCCGCTCTGGTTCAGGGGTCGGATTGCATGACCTTCGAACAGATAACACGCCACAAATGCCGTGCCATACTCCTGACCTCGCCCACACCCGGAACGATCTGACTTGAGCTCCCGACACACCCTGCCATTCGCACTGATGTTCGTCCTGCTGCTCGCCGGGTGCGCCTCACTGGATGCTCCACGAGAACCCAGCCAGGTCCTGCCAGCCAACGGATCGGTATTCGGTCGCTCGATCCAGGCCCAGGCCGCGCCGTACAAAGGCCAGTCCGGCTTTCGCCTGCTGTCCAACAGCACCGAAGCCTTCACCGCTCGCGCCGAGTTGATCCGCAACGCCCAGAGCAGCCTCGATTTGCAGTACTACATCGTCCACGACGGCATCAGTACGCGGATGCTGGTGGAAGAAGTGTTGAAGGCTGCCGACCGTGGTGTGCGGGTGCGCATTCTGTTGGACGACACCACCAGCGACGGCCTAGACCTGATCATCGCCACGCTGGCGGCGCATCCGAATATCCAGATCCGCCTGTTCAATCCACTACACCTGGGCCGCAGCACCGGCGTGACCCGGGCCGCGGGTAGGCTGTTCAACCTGTCGCAGCAACACCGGCGGATGCACAACAAGCTGTGGCTGGCGGACAACAGCGCCGCCATCGTCGGCGGGCGCAATCTGGGCGATGAATACTTCGATGCCGAACCCAACCTGAACTTCACCGACATCGACATGCTCAGCATCGGGCCGGTCGCCGAACAGCTCGGACACAGTTTCGATCAGTACTGGAACAGCGCCCTGAGCAAACCGATCGACGAATTTCTCACCAGCAAGCCCTCGGCCAAAGACCTGCAGAACACCCGCACACGCCTGGAAGAGTCCCTGGAAGAAACCCGCAAACAGAATCACGCGCTGTATCAGCAACTGATGACCTTCACCACCCACCCGCGCATGGACATCTGGCGCCGGGAGCTGATCTGGGCCTGGAACCAGGCGCTGTGGGATGCACCGAGCAAGGTGCTGGCGGACGGTAAACCTGATCCTCAGTTGTTGCTGACCACACAACTGGCACCGGAGCTGCGGGGCGTCAGCAAGGAACTGATGATGATTTCCGCCTACTTCGTGCCGGGCCAGCCGGGGCTGGTTTACCTGACTGGCCGTGCCGATGCGGGTGTGTCGGTGAGTCTGCTGACCAACTCGCTGGAAGCCACCGACGTACCAGCGGTGCACGGCGGTTATGCGCCGTATCGCAAGGCACTGCTGGAACATGGCGTGAAGTTGTTTGAGCTGCGGCGCCAGCCTGGGGATAACTTCGGCAGTGGCCCGCATCTGTTTTACAGCAAGTCGTTTCGCGGCTCGGATTCCAGCCTGCACAGCAAGGCGATGATCTTCGACGGGAAAAAAGCGTTCATTGGCTCGTTCAATTTCGACCCGCGCTCGGTGCTGTGGAACACCGAAGTCGGGGTGCTGGTGGACAGCCCCGAGCTGGCTGCCCATATACGGGAACTGGCTTTGCAGGGCATGGCGCCGGCGTTGAGTTACGAGGCGAAATTGCAGGACGGGAAAGTCGTCTGGGTTACCGAGGACAACGGTCAGATGCACACGCTGACCAAGGAGCCCGGCAGCTGGTGGCGGCGCTTCAATGCATGGTTCAGCACCACGGTGGGGCTGGAGCGGATGCTGTAGCAGCCCGCCCCGTTCGGATCATCAGGCCGGCTCCGGCACCTTGCCGAACGCCCCTTGCCGCGACAGCAGAATCACCAGCCCGAACGCCCCGGCCGCCATGAACCACGGCAACGCGTGCCCGCTGATCCATTGACTGCCCGCCCCCGCCGCCAACGGCCCGATCAGACAACCCACGCCCCACAGCTGCGCAACATGCGCATTGGCGCGCACCAGCGCGTCGTCACGGTAGCGCTCGCCGATCAGGATCAGCGACAGGGTGAACAGGCCACCGGCACTGGCGCCGAACAGCACCCACAGCGGCCAGATCAGCAGGGTGTCGATCAGCATCGGGATCGCCAGACTCGACAGCATCAGCACCACGGCGCAACCGGCGAACAAGGTGCGCCGCGACAGGTAGTCGGCCAGCGCACCGATGGGCAGTTGCAGCAGTGCATCGCCCACCACTACGGTGCTGACCATCGCCAGCGCAATTTCCGCCGTGAAACCCTGTTGCAGGCAGTACACAGGCAACAGGGTCAGGATCATCGCCTCAAACGCGGCGAACAACGACACCGCCCAGGCAATCGCCGGCAATTCGCGACTGAAGCCCCACAGATCGCCGAAGGTCACGCTGCTGGCCTCGCTGCTCGGCGCCCCGCTGCGACCCAGCAACAACAACGGCGAGGCAATCAGTAGAGCGACGCCCACCCAGAAACCGTAATCATGCTCGGTGCCGAGCGCACCCAGCAGCAACGGGCCCGACAGTTGGCTGAGCGCATAACTGCTGCCATACAGAGCAACCAGTCGCCCGCGCCACTGCTCGACCACCAGTTGATTGATCCAGCTTTCGCCGAGGATGAAGACGATGGTCAGGATCACCCCGATCATCAGCCGCAGCACCAGCCAGATCGGATAACTCGGCAGCAGCGCCAGCAAACCGATTGACAATGCCCCGGCCCAGAGGCAAAGACGCATCAGGTTTGCCGTACCGAAGCGCGCCGCCAGATGACTGGAGATCTTCGCCCCCAGCAACACGCCAATGGCCGGCATCGCCGCCATCACGCCGATGGCGAACGAGCCGTAGCCCCAGCCCTCCAGGCGCAACGACACCAGCGGCATGCTGACGCCAAGGGCCAGCCCAACACTCAAGACAGACGCCAACACGGCGAAATACGTCGCCCAACGCATGGTCCACGCTCCTGTGGATAATTTTTATGTGCACCACAAAACACTGTGGGAGCGAGCTTGCTCGCGATAACGGTTTCACATTCAGCAAATGTGCTGACTGATACACCGCTTTCGCGAGCAAGCTCGCTCCCACAGGGATCTTTGTATCGTTCGAGAGCCTGCCTGAGCAGGCTCCCTCAACGGTTTACAGCTTGATCCAGGTCGCCTTCAGCTC
This genomic window contains:
- a CDS encoding DUF1120 domain-containing protein is translated as MRKTYRAIAIAGALCPSLVMAAGGDLNITGTIVPTSCKPAFTGGNTVNLGNISAASLNPDRQTELTNHTISLNVTCSASAPMAIKVHDNQAHTQLPGIVVDGTDWSMYIYGIGLAPGAKKIGGYGLRFGTPTVDGQPSMVMYKQGSMPNWDSPDTATLVGKNVEGGNLRYSWGASLAAGPMPGVVHTFPMTLVPVVGPSQNLDLSNYIPLKGSATFELLYL
- a CDS encoding MFS transporter, coding for MRWATYFAVLASVLSVGLALGVSMPLVSLRLEGWGYGSFAIGVMAAMPAIGVLLGAKISSHLAARFGTANLMRLCLWAGALSIGLLALLPSYPIWLVLRLMIGVILTIVFILGESWINQLVVEQWRGRLVALYGSSYALSQLSGPLLLGALGTEHDYGFWVGVALLIASPLLLLGRSGAPSSEASSVTFGDLWGFSRELPAIAWAVSLFAAFEAMILTLLPVYCLQQGFTAEIALAMVSTVVVGDALLQLPIGALADYLSRRTLFAGCAVVLMLSSLAIPMLIDTLLIWPLWVLFGASAGGLFTLSLILIGERYRDDALVRANAHVAQLWGVGCLIGPLAAGAGSQWISGHALPWFMAAGAFGLVILLSRQGAFGKVPEPA
- a CDS encoding phospholipase D family protein → MFVLLLAGCASLDAPREPSQVLPANGSVFGRSIQAQAAPYKGQSGFRLLSNSTEAFTARAELIRNAQSSLDLQYYIVHDGISTRMLVEEVLKAADRGVRVRILLDDTTSDGLDLIIATLAAHPNIQIRLFNPLHLGRSTGVTRAAGRLFNLSQQHRRMHNKLWLADNSAAIVGGRNLGDEYFDAEPNLNFTDIDMLSIGPVAEQLGHSFDQYWNSALSKPIDEFLTSKPSAKDLQNTRTRLEESLEETRKQNHALYQQLMTFTTHPRMDIWRRELIWAWNQALWDAPSKVLADGKPDPQLLLTTQLAPELRGVSKELMMISAYFVPGQPGLVYLTGRADAGVSVSLLTNSLEATDVPAVHGGYAPYRKALLEHGVKLFELRRQPGDNFGSGPHLFYSKSFRGSDSSLHSKAMIFDGKKAFIGSFNFDPRSVLWNTEVGVLVDSPELAAHIRELALQGMAPALSYEAKLQDGKVVWVTEDNGQMHTLTKEPGSWWRRFNAWFSTTVGLERML
- a CDS encoding fimbria/pilus chaperone family protein, with product MNAFVRNAIVGVWLVGSWMPVLARATGMVPETPVVVLDEAVGEAGINVLNSEPHPALLHTTIEDVPQDTESLLLLTPPVSRVEAGATQRVRFILRSAEPLKTERLKRVVFEGIAPQDSSGQAQVSLSVRQNIPAILRPANLPIDREPWRHLRWTQKGVEVQVRNPSPYVVRLGHSVMLLPVQRELDLGRTYLLPGETLTLSGTAEGAPPATQVRLFPVTTYGFAIAHFDAPLGRD